In Anser cygnoides isolate HZ-2024a breed goose chromosome 16, Taihu_goose_T2T_genome, whole genome shotgun sequence, one genomic interval encodes:
- the LOC106029451 gene encoding antigen-presenting glycoprotein CD1d-like: MQLPCLLLFILPGMWAHPESSQKLHLFQSFIFYNSSFVDFSGWATLEDIVFAALQKYTWDIIYLQPWVSPALPTDEWENLQNLFKIYVHNFILSLQDEARLHQIPYPFVFQCMTGCELHPNGSYTKFYRLAYNAHNFLSFDVDSSHWKRWQESELAVHVEREFNSFTDISATLQHLLNITCIDHMKRFIEYGRAALERREPPVATVFAHMRDPAQLLLVCRVTGFYPRPISVAWLRDGQEVLPGPALNTSTILPNADLTYQLRSILVVAPGDGHTYACRVRHCSLGTRSLLIPWGSSKVALGIGVAFVVLLTVAAALIGTVWYYRHRC, from the exons ATGCAGCTCCCTTGCCTTCTTCTCTTCATCCTTCCCGGGATGTGGGCACACCCAGAGA GCTCTCAGAAACTCCACCTATTCCAAAGCTTTATCTTCTACAATAGCAGCTTTGTGGACTTTTCAGGCTGGGCCACCTTGGAGGACATAGTCTTCGCTGCCCTGCAGAAATACACCTGGGACATCATTTACCTCCAACCATGggtctccccagccctgcccacagATGAGTGGGAAAACCTGCAAAACCTGTTCAAGATCTATGTGCACAACTTCATTCTGTCACTTCAGGACGAAGCTAGGCTGCACCAGATTCCCT ACCCTTTTGTGTTCCAGTGCATGACTGGCTGTGAGCTGCACCCCAACGGCTCCTACACAAAATTCTACCGTCTTGCCTACAACGCTCACAACTTCCTCAGCTTTGATGTGGACAGCAGCCACTGGAAGAGGTGGCAGGAGAGTGAGCTGGCAGTGCATGTTGAGAGGGAGTTCAACAGCTTCACTGACATTTCCGCAACACTGCAGCACCTCCTCAACATCACCTGCATCGACCACATGAAGAGATTCATTGAATATGGCAGGGCGGCTCTGGAGAGACGAG AGCCACCTGTGGCCACTGTCTTTGCCCACATGCGCGACCCAGCTCAGCTTCTGCTAGTCTGTCGTGTCACTGGCTTCTACCCACGACCCATCAGTGTGGCCTGGTTGCGGGATGGCCAGGAGGTGCTGCCAGGCCCAGCACTCAACACCAGCACCATCCTGCCCAATGCTGACCTCACCTACCAGCTCCGCAGCATCCTCGTCGTGGCCCCTGGCGATGGGCACACCTATGCTTGCCGCGTGCGCCACTGCAGCCTGGGCACCCGCAGCCTCCTCATCCCCTGGG gcAGCTCCAAGGTGGCCCTGGGCATTGGTGTTGCTTTTGTGGTGCTGCTCACTGTGGCTGCGGCCCTCATTGGGACTGTCTGGTACTACAGGCACAG GTGCTGA
- the LOC125179816 gene encoding nucleoprotein TPR-like → MEQHLTAGFQNPDALLCIAGKSREFQPRWQLGERGSGLLDLPLGVKIPLVPGTKPVFCRTKLGEKLHQPSAQFNLGDPYCRLLRTEYNCLHDPHLQAYYNRKDNLQSLKSKGYITSDGKVVCTLKEFNEYRQYLTTLKLEAEKTRRQGEEKLQQELAKLKKLDPRLTARIDSSCQSSSTDVYMVMGEKASPLEPKKPAGPPSCKSRRNLLQSGQYRRLKAAPSRLELGREDAKLPGCIPTVTESERKSPVPADGVFKAASEEQAAKESQRIEEMARTVVRQVFERVQALDQSARVLKRAPHKSQERLCGSAKSAEPSETSPLDKEEEIALLAKKVVASVMKLFEKSWESGTPSASEPRPAARQKEQPVARTAFQVGKLAEKKSREAFEGESSQASLDKVTREAVGSVCDTLESFVASRFEQDFNRKYSEILALPTVNLSNRKPQPSQVPLLRQGMREGRGLPRASEEQSPEARQREKLPMIQPAPDTAEVSRLSHRIVRESTQKAVSEVQRLHTELQAYARTIVLNVVEKVKDKMEREMKAKALDTTSNSKTVASGMTRSVSEQSCQPGTARNLEKNLGKRVTKQPVPSKGKESCPSEHLQRPPDLLQAVRRGSEQGAPMAGSSAPPGESHSQRRSESTTGTIASMGPQFVRQPVPPSVPKHPVQGGARCLRVRVKPLPFKPQ, encoded by the exons ATGGAGCAGCATCTCACTGCTGGTTTCCAAAACCCAGACGCACTGCTGTGCATCGCTGGCAAGAGCAGAGAG TTCCAGCCCAGATGGCAACTTGGAGAAAGAGGCAGCGGGCTGCTGGACCTCCCACTGGGAGTCAAAATCCCTCTAGTGcctggcaccaagcctgtcttcTGCAGGACAAAGCTGGGGGAAAAG CTTCACCAGCCTTCTGCTCAATTTAATCTGGGAGATCCGTACTGTCGCCTACTGCGCACAGAGTACAACTGCCTGCACGACCCGCATCTGCAGGCCTACTACAATCGCAAAGACAACCTGCAGAGCCTGAAGAGCAAGGGCTACATCACCAGTGATGGCAAA GTGGTCTGCACTCTGAAGGAGTTCAATGAGTACAGGCAGTATCTGACCACACTCAAGCTGGAGGCTGAGAAAACCAGGAGGCAAGGAGAG GAAAAGCTTCAGCAAGAGCTCGCCAAGTTGAAGAAACTTGACCCCAGACTGACAGCACGGATTGACAGCTCTTGCCAGAGCTCCTCCACTGATGTGTACATGGTCATGGGAGAGAAAGCCAGCCCACTGGAGCCTAAAAAACCAGCTGGCCCACCTTCCTGCAAAAGCAGGAGAAACCTTCTCCAATCTGGCCAGTACAGAAGGCTGAAAGCGGCTCCCTCCAGACTTGAGTTGGGCAGGGAGGATGCCAAGCTCCCTGGGTGCATCCCTACTGTGACTGAGTCAGAGAGAAAGTCACCTGTCCCCGCAGACGGTGTATTCAAAGCTGCCTCGGAAGAACAGGCTGCTAAAGAAAGCCAGAGAATTGAAGAGATGGCTCGGACTGTGGTGCGGCAAGTGTTTGAGAGGGTGCAGGCACTGGACCAGTCTGCCCGCGTCTTAAAGAGGGCTCCCCATAAGAGCCAAGAAAGACTGTGTGGAAGTGCCAAAAGCGCAGAGCCTTCAGAGACATCTCCTCTTGATAAAGAGGAGGAAATTGCACTGCTGGCTAAGAAGGTTGTGGCGAGTGTGATGAAGCTCTTTGAGAAGTCCTGGGAATCCGGCACGCCCAGTGCATCTGAGCCAaggccagcagccaggcagaagGAGCAGCCCGTCGCCAGGACAGCCTTCCAAGTGGGGAAGCTGGCAGAAAAGAAATCGAGGGAAGCCTTTGAGGGAGAATCCTCGCAGGCTTCCCTTGACAAAGTCACCAGAGAAGCTGTTGGAAGTGTCTGCGACACTTTGGAATCCTTCGTAGCTTCCCGGTTTGAGCAAGACTTCAACCGCAAATACTCTGAAATCCTGGCGCTTCCCACTGTCAACCTCTCTAACAGGAAGCCACAGCCATCCCAGGTGCCTCTCTTAAGACAGGGCATGAGGGAAGGGCGGGGACTACCAAGAGCGTCAgaagagcagagcccagaagcaaggcagagagaaaagttGCCCATGATCCAACCAGCGCCAGACACTGCTGAGGTCTCACGACTGAGTCACAGGATTGTGAGGGAGAGCACCCAAAAGGCTGTCTCCGAAGTTCAGCGGCTGCACACAGAACTGCAGGCCTATGCCAGAACCATTGTCCTTAACGTGGTTGAAAAAGTGAAGGACAAGATGGAGCGGGAAATGAAAGCCAAGGCCTTAGACACCACTTCAAACAGCAAAACGGTGGCAAGTGGGATGACGCGCTCTGTATCGGAGCAGAGCTGTCAGCCTGGGACTGCACGGAACCTGGAGAAGAACTTGGGAAAGCGTGTCACCAAACAGCCCGTGCCaagcaaagggaaggagagctgTCCCTCAGAGCACCTCCAAAGACCACCTGATCTCCTCCAAGCTGTCCGGCGAGGCTCTGAGCAAGGTGCTCCCATGGCAGGCTCTTCTGCGCCCCCAGGGGAATCCCACAGTCAGCGGAGGTCAGAGAGCACCACAGGCACCATCGCTTCCATGGGCCCGCAGTTTGTCAGGCAGCCCGTTCCTCCATCTGTTCCAAAGCACCCTGTCCAGGGAGGAGCGCGGTGCCTACGTGTGCGTGTCAAGCCTCTCCCATTCAAGCCTCAGTAG